A window of Chryseobacterium shandongense genomic DNA:
TAGTGTATCCTACCAGTACTACCTCATCGATATTGGTTTCTTTATCCTTTTTGGTTTCTTTTTCTTGAGCCATAGCAAGGACAGGAAGTAGAAAGGCAGTTAGGTATAACCACTTTACTGATTGTACTTTTTTATCCATTTTGTATCCTTATAGTTTTAATTTTTGGTTGAAAGTTTTTTTCAATTTTTGTTTTGTGGTGGATTTTTAAGTATTCTAATTTTTAGTGAAAAATATCTTATAAAATTTACGTTAATCTTTGTGCAATCGATTGCGTAATTTTACATAACAATATCTTGGCTTCTAAACTAATATTATTTTCCAATATGCAAAGAAAAAAATATTATTTTTTCATTAATTCAGGTTCGAAAGTTATTCATTATAAAGAAATATTAAGTAAATTAAGTTGCATAATGTACTGTAAATCAATTTTTTATTTCAGAAGCACGAAATGAATTTAAATAATAAAAAGTTAAAAGAAAAATTATTGATAAATAAATATTTAGCTTAAAAGTTAATTAGAATTGTGTTTTTTCAGTGAAAAAAATTTACCAAAATTAGAAGAAAGGATTAAATTTGAGATGATTTACTGATTTTTATCATCTTCTTGCATTTCAATTTTTACTTAAATTATTTATATTTCAATTTACATTCATAATTAGTATATATATAATATGGATTTCCCTTTTTAATAAAATTTATAAAGATATTTTTGGTAATTTTTTAATTAGGATTTTAAAGTGCATTTCCGGCTCAGCCAATTATTTGGGTAAGTATGTAATTTTTAAAGTAATTGTAATACTAATATTTTATAGCGTAAATATTTTTTATTATTTTAAAAATCAATATTTTATAAATTTAAATCAAATTTTTGTTAAGGTTTTAAAGAATAGTTATATATTTATCCCCATAAGTATTTCTAGATATTATAGTGTAATTAATGCAATCGATTACGCAATGTTTAACTGATTTAATAAACCGCAAAAAATAAGAAGTATGGAAAAATCAGAATTTCGTTACGCCCATCACCCTGAAGATGTAAAAAAGTATACCACAGAAGATCTCAGGAGGGAGTTTCTGATCAATGATTTATTTAATGAAGACCAGATAAAATTAGTCTATTCAATGTATGATAGGCTGATTGTCGGAGGTGTTATGCCTTCAACAAAGGCTTTGAGACTCGAACCTACCGACGATCTGAAAGCCCAGCATTTTCTTGACAGAAGAGAATTGGGAATCATCAATGCAGGTGGAAAAGGAAAAGTAACGGTAGATGGTGAAGTATATGAACTCAATAACAAAGAAGCTCTATACATCGGAAAAGGGGCGAAAGAGGTAATTTTCGAAAAATCTGGCGATGAACAACCTTACTTTTACATCAATTCCGCTCCGGCACATCACACCTATCCTAATAAAAAGATTACAAAAAATGAAGCTGAAATTGTAGAATTAGGTGAAGAAAAGTATGCCAACAAACGCACCATAAATAAACTCATAGTAAATTCTGTGTTGGAAACCTGCCAGCTGCAGATGGGAATGACGGAACTTCATCCGGGAAGCGTTTGGAACACAATGCCTGCGCATACTCATGCCAGAAGAATGGAAGCTTATTTCTACTTTGATCTTGAAGAAGGACAGACGGTAAGCCATTTCATGGGCCAGCCTCACGAAACCCGTCATATTTTTATGACAAACAGACAGGCAGTATTATCCCCGGAATGGTCGATTCACTCGGGAGTGGGAACTTCAAATTATACCTTTATCTGGGGTATGGCAGGAGAAAATATGGATTATGGTGATATGGATGGTATTAAAACAAACGAACTAAAGTAATTTTTCTAATGAATTTATTTGATTTATCCGGCAAAGTTGCCGTCGTTACCGGCGGAACCCACGGATTAGGAATGGCAATGGCAGAAGGTCTTGCAGCTGCAGGTGCCGAACTGGCCATTTCAAGTACAACTCCATCCAAATTAGAGGAAGCCTTAGACTATTATCATTCAAAAGGATACAAAGCAACCGGCTATATTTTTGATGTCACCGACGAGCTGGAAGCTGCCCAGAAGGTTGCCCTGATGGAAGCTACGCACGGAAAAATAGACATCCTGGTCAATAATGCAGGAATTATTAAGCGTATTCCCGCTATTGATATGGAAGTGGAAGACTTTAGAAAAGTAATTGATGTAGATCTTACAGGGCCTTTTATCATGTCCAAATTGGTTGGAAAATATATGATCAAAAGAAAATCAGGAAAGATCATTAATATCTGCTCGATGATGAGTGAGCTGGGACGCGATAATGTTGTAGCATATGCTTCGGCAAAAGGCGGACTCAAAATGCTTACCAAAAATCTCGCAACAGAATGGGCGAAACATAATATTCAGGTGAACGGAATCGGTCCCGGATATTTTGCAACATCACAAACAGAACCAATCCGAGTGGATGGAAATCCATTCAACGATTTTATCATTAGCAGAACTCCGGAAGGAAGATGGGGAAATCCTGAAGACCTTGCAGGAACAGCTATTTTCCTGGCGTCTGATGCAAGCAGATTCATCAACGGACAAATCATTTACGTTGATGGAGGAATTCTCGCAACCATCGGAAAACCTGCTAATGAATAACAACAGAATTACACAAGAATGAAACCTTTTATAACAGATCAATTTTTATTACAAAGTAAACACGCTGAAGAACTATACTTCAGATTTGCAGAAAAACAACCGATTATTGATTATCATAATCACCTGACCCCTAAAGATATTGCCGAAGACACGGTTTTCGAAAATATTTCTAAAGTATGGATTGCCGGCGATCATTACAAATGGAGAGCCATGCGTACATTAGGCGTAAACGAAAAATTCATTACCGGAGATTCTTCAGATAAAGAAAAGTTTCAAGCCTGGGCAAAAACGGTTCCCTACACTTTGAGAAATCCTTTATATCACTGGACACATCTTGAATTAAAAAGATATTTCGGAATTGATGAATTGCTGAACGAGCACAATGCTGCGGAAATTTATGATAACATCACCGCACAGCTTCAAACTCCTGAAAAATCCACCAGAGGATTATTGAAAATGATGAATGTAGAATCTCTCTGTACAACGGAAGATCCTACAGATGCGCTCAATTACCATCAGGATCTGGCGAAAAGTGATTTCTCTATCAAAGTCAGTACCGCGTTCCGTCCGGATAAGGCGATTTTAATAGAAAACCACAACTTTGCAGACTACATTTCAAAATTGGGCGAAACTGCCGGAATTGAAATCAATTCATACCAGACATTGTGTGACGCTTTATTAAAAAGAATTGAATATTTCCACGAAAACGGATGCAGGCTTTGCGACCACGGATTAAACAATATTTCTTACGAAGAAGCAACAGAAGCGGAAGTAAATGCAATTTTTAATGATAAAATGAATGGAAAAGTTATCGCTGAAAAGCAGGTTAACCAATTCAAGACAGCGATTTTATTATTCTTGGGTGAAACCTATCATACATTCGGCTGGGTTCAGCAATTCCATTTGGGAGCTTTGAGAAACAACAACGAAAGAATGCATAGAATCCTTGGCCCGGACACTGGCTGGGATTCTATCGGAGACTTTGTTCAGGCAGAAAATTTATCTAAATTTTTAAATGCTCTGGACGGAAAAGATAAATTGACAAAAACCATTTTATATAATTTAAATCCGGCCGACAACGAAATTTTTGCCACAATGATCGGAAATTTTAATGATGGCAGCATCAAAGGAAAAGTACAGTTCGGCTCAGGGTGGTGGTTTCTTGACCAGAAAGATGGAATGATCAAACAGATGAATGCACTTTCCAATATGGGATTGATCAGCTGTTTTGTAGGAATGCTTACGGATTCCAGAAGTTTCCTTTCTTATCCGAGACACGAATATTTCAGAAGAGTACTGTGTAATCTTTTCGGTGAAGAAATGAAAAACGGTGAATTACCGGACGATATCGAGCATGTAGGTAAAATTATTTCTGATATTTGTTACCATAATGCCAAAAATTATTTCGATTTTTAAATTAAATAATAATCCTCAATGATGAACAAATCGGGCAGATGATTTTCTTAAAAAAATCTGCGTAATCTGCTCAATCCGCGAGAGGCAAAAAAGAATTTTGAACCATTAAAAAGAATTAAGAAGTTAAGTTTTGATTAAGGTAAAATCAAAGATTTTAATTCAGCAAAAACATTTAAAGCAAGGCTCAACTTAATTTTTCTAAACTCCTTAATAAAATCTTAATGGTTAAATTATTAATTGCAATTTTAAAGAGCAAATACAAGAAAAATCTCTGATTTTTAAACTTATGTGTTCTTTTATTTTCATTAAATTAAACTTCAAATTACGAAAGTATTAAAATCTTTTGTGCCTTTTGTGGTTAAATAAAGAAGTTAATTAAAACTTATGGGTAAAATACTTACTTTCGGTGAAATCATCATGCGGCTTTCGCCACCCGGAAACAGAACTATGAAGCAAAGCCACGAAATGGAATTCTTTTTCGGCGGAACAGAACTTAATGTTGCTTCTTCATTGGCGACGATGGGTTGCGATGTAAGACATATCAGCAGCGTTTCCGATGATTTTGTCGGAGAATCGGCGCTTTCTTTTGTAAAAAGCTTTGGCATTGACACGAATTTTATTTCAAAAAACGAACATCCTTTAGGTTTGTACTTCTTAGAAGTAGGTTCTGCAGTGCGGGCAAGCAGAATTGCATATAACAGATTAAACGGTTCTTTTGCGAACATTGAAGCAGAAAAAATCGACTGGAAAAAAGCTTTGGAAGACTGCACATATTTTCACTGGACAGGCATTAGTCCGGGAATTTCAGAAGCGGCGTATGAAGCACTGAAGAAAGGTCTTCAGACAGCCCGTGAAATGGGAATTGAAATCACAACAGATCCTGCTTACCGCTCCAACCTTTGGAAATATGGAAAAAAAGGGAACGAAATTTTGAAAGAACTCGTTTCTTATTCAACAATTTTCATCGGAGGAACCAATGAAATCAACGAAATTCTGGGAACTCAGTTTTCATCAGATCAAAACGGATTTCTGGAAGCATGTGAAGAATTAAAAAAACAGTGTCCTTCCATTCATAAAATTTTCGATAAAATAAGAATAGGTGTTACAGCGAGTTCTCAGCAAACGCAGGGAAGAGCTCTGGTTAACGGAAATTATTTTGAAACAGAATTACTGGAAGTAAATCCTGTAGTCGACAGAATAGGAACAGGTGACGCTTTTGCAGCAGGCTTAATTTATGGCTTACAAAATTTCGATGACAAAAAAGCACTGAATTTTGCCAACGCCGCGTGCGCTATCAAACATACCATTTTAGGAGATATTAACTACAGCAGCGCAGAAGATATCCTCGAAGTAATGGGCGGAAATTCAGGAGGAAGAATAAAAAGGTAAAAACCCAGCCGTGTTAGAGCTCTAAGCTCTAACACGGCTCTCAACTTTGCACTTTTGCATTAAAAATAAAAAAATAGAATGACAAAAATACAAACCGTTACCAACGCCATCATTAATCAGGGAATTTTACCGTTGTATTATAATGCTGATGAAACGGTAACTTTAGATATACTGAGATCACTTTATAAAGCGGGAATCCGTGCAGTAGAATATACAAGCCGTGGCGA
This region includes:
- the kduI gene encoding 5-dehydro-4-deoxy-D-glucuronate isomerase, giving the protein MEKSEFRYAHHPEDVKKYTTEDLRREFLINDLFNEDQIKLVYSMYDRLIVGGVMPSTKALRLEPTDDLKAQHFLDRRELGIINAGGKGKVTVDGEVYELNNKEALYIGKGAKEVIFEKSGDEQPYFYINSAPAHHTYPNKKITKNEAEIVELGEEKYANKRTINKLIVNSVLETCQLQMGMTELHPGSVWNTMPAHTHARRMEAYFYFDLEEGQTVSHFMGQPHETRHIFMTNRQAVLSPEWSIHSGVGTSNYTFIWGMAGENMDYGDMDGIKTNELK
- a CDS encoding gluconate 5-dehydrogenase; the encoded protein is MNLFDLSGKVAVVTGGTHGLGMAMAEGLAAAGAELAISSTTPSKLEEALDYYHSKGYKATGYIFDVTDELEAAQKVALMEATHGKIDILVNNAGIIKRIPAIDMEVEDFRKVIDVDLTGPFIMSKLVGKYMIKRKSGKIINICSMMSELGRDNVVAYASAKGGLKMLTKNLATEWAKHNIQVNGIGPGYFATSQTEPIRVDGNPFNDFIISRTPEGRWGNPEDLAGTAIFLASDASRFINGQIIYVDGGILATIGKPANE
- a CDS encoding sugar kinase, whose product is MGKILTFGEIIMRLSPPGNRTMKQSHEMEFFFGGTELNVASSLATMGCDVRHISSVSDDFVGESALSFVKSFGIDTNFISKNEHPLGLYFLEVGSAVRASRIAYNRLNGSFANIEAEKIDWKKALEDCTYFHWTGISPGISEAAYEALKKGLQTAREMGIEITTDPAYRSNLWKYGKKGNEILKELVSYSTIFIGGTNEINEILGTQFSSDQNGFLEACEELKKQCPSIHKIFDKIRIGVTASSQQTQGRALVNGNYFETELLEVNPVVDRIGTGDAFAAGLIYGLQNFDDKKALNFANAACAIKHTILGDINYSSAEDILEVMGGNSGGRIKR
- the uxaC gene encoding glucuronate isomerase, coding for MKPFITDQFLLQSKHAEELYFRFAEKQPIIDYHNHLTPKDIAEDTVFENISKVWIAGDHYKWRAMRTLGVNEKFITGDSSDKEKFQAWAKTVPYTLRNPLYHWTHLELKRYFGIDELLNEHNAAEIYDNITAQLQTPEKSTRGLLKMMNVESLCTTEDPTDALNYHQDLAKSDFSIKVSTAFRPDKAILIENHNFADYISKLGETAGIEINSYQTLCDALLKRIEYFHENGCRLCDHGLNNISYEEATEAEVNAIFNDKMNGKVIAEKQVNQFKTAILLFLGETYHTFGWVQQFHLGALRNNNERMHRILGPDTGWDSIGDFVQAENLSKFLNALDGKDKLTKTILYNLNPADNEIFATMIGNFNDGSIKGKVQFGSGWWFLDQKDGMIKQMNALSNMGLISCFVGMLTDSRSFLSYPRHEYFRRVLCNLFGEEMKNGELPDDIEHVGKIISDICYHNAKNYFDF